A single window of Aspergillus flavus chromosome 4, complete sequence DNA harbors:
- a CDS encoding extracellular metalloprotease AO090012001025 (Extracellular metalloprotease AO090012001025), with protein MSHFPTLHILILVIANLQIQCFAFVSQSRGFCATGPPTESLKAEYRRLSALGSQSYNPVDSESRAAITPIVIDTWFHIITGEAGTESISDEMIADQLSYLQNAYWNATISYRLQGVTRSANDTWARNEDEMAMKTVLRRGSYRTLNVYFHTDLQASPNAGARAFDIVRRELGVSQQQPTSMLGFCTLPDPSINASSPPSTYIKDGCNVLAETMPGGSLAHYNRGGTAIHEIGHWNGLLHTFEGESCSSDNEGDFIADTPQQSKPTEGCPAQKDSCPELPGFDAIHNFMDYSSDECYDSFTPDQVSRMRSMWFAMRDGK; from the exons ATGTCGCATTTTCCCACTTTACATATTTTGATCCTTGTGATAGCCAATCTACAAATTCAATGCTTCGCTTTTGTTTCGCAGAGTCGTGGCTTCTGTGCGACCGGCCCGCCCACTGAATCCCTGAAGGCAGAGTACAGGAGATTGAGCGCACTAGGTTCTCAGAGTTATAACCCTGTTGATTCTGAAAGTCGGGCGGCAATAACCCCGATTGTGATAGATACGTGGTTCCACATCATTACTGGTGAAGCGGGAACTGAATCGATCTCAGATGAGATGATTGCTGATCAG CTTTCTTACCTTCAAAACGCGTACTGGAATGCCACAATATCCTACCGCTTACAAGGCGTGACTCGCTCGGCAAATGATACGTGGGCTCGCAATGAGGACGAAATGGCAATGAAGACTGTCCTTCGCAGAGGGAGTTACCGTACGCTCAACGTTTATTTTCACACAGATCTCCAGGCGTCGCCCAATGCGGGTGCCAGGGCTTTTGACATCGTCCGCCGCGAACTGGGTGTCTCGCAACAACAACCCACCAGCATGCTTGGTTTTTGCACATTGCCTGACCCGAGCATAAACGCTAGCAGCCCTCCATCTACCTATATCAAGGACGGCTGTAATGTACTTGCGGAGACCATGCCGGGTGGTTCTCTCGCACATTACAACAGAGGTGGTACGGCAATTCATGAAATAGGTCACTGGAATGGTCTACTGCACACCTTCGAAGGAGAGTCATGCTCATCCGATAACGAGGGTGATTTTATCGCAGATACGCCGCAGCAATCCAAGCCCACAGAAGGGTGTCCTGCCCAAAAAGATTCATGCCCGGAGCTCCCAGGGTTTGATGCTATTCATAATTTTATGGACTATTCATCTGATGAGTGTTACGATTCTTTTACTCCAGATCAGGTCAGTAGGATGCGAAGCATGTGGTTTGCGATGAGGGATGGGAAGTGA
- a CDS encoding putative mitochondrial carrier protein, translating into MDSTKCFTPGHTIDRGSYVITSDTEGSPNKKPRNNAATGASAAGVRALSAQLVAFYFRAPIKAFFRTRVDYMAFARAVNPHSSESRWSLHTTTPGLLVHAVRTYGWRFIPNQIMPPLLANAGVGAVLYTSYLQVLGALYEPVSRGVKRIYPPASPLYTFTAGFAAGTMQSIVAAPLDALQVRLRANDILEGQYRSMWHYGRHKLKQIGIRGIFAGWSLSFLRDAFGYGVFFSFFEYIKSQAYYSFITGYYGSLRIHDVDELFSTQSDGRGVPLIKPHYTLEPCFLMAAGVAASIAQQAIQHPLSMIQNLHVARLEYLDHQASLHPSRRQMLRLYYLAYQETYKRCRKRAKRAGGWRHWLFRGFVRDAIRQVPSTSAGLVIFELVRRKYASLADAVYIQKDGYVILLS; encoded by the exons ATGGATTCTACAAAATGCTTCACCCCTGGTCATACCATAGACCGTGGTTCTTATGTTATCACTTCAGATACTGAAGGCTCCCCCAACAAGAAACCACGAAATAACGCAGCCACCggggcttctgctgctggggtTCGTGCTCTCAGCGCGCAGTTGGTTGCCTTCTACTTCAGAGCGCCAATAAAAGCATTTTTTCGCACTCGAGTTGA TTACATG GCATTTGCCAGGGCTGTCAATCCACACTCATCTGAAAGCCGATGGTCTCTCCATACTACTACCCCGGGGTTACTTGTCCATGCTGTTCGCACATACGGTTGGCGCTTTATTCCAAATCAGATAATGCCTCCCCTTTTAGCAAATGCCGG GGTTGGTGCTGTACTATATACATCATACCTCCAAGTTCTTGGAGCCTTGTATGAGCCAGTTTCCCGTGGGGTCAAGCGTATCTATCCACCTGCTAGTCCCTTATATACATTTACAGCTGGATTTGCGGCTGGAACTATGCAATCAATAGTGGCTGCTCCTTTAGATGCTCTCCAGGTTCGTCTTCGGGCGAATGACATACTTGAAGGCCAGTATCGGAGCATGTGGCATTATGGCCGACATAAACTCAAACAGATCGGCATCCGTGGTATCTTTGCGGGTTGGAGTCTTTCATTCTTGCGTGACGCTTTCGGCTACGGCgtctttttctcattcttcgAGTACATCAAATCGCAGGCATATTATTCATTTATCACTGGATACTATGGTTCTTTGCGCATTCACGATGTGGACGAGCTGTTTTCTACTCAGTCCGATGGCCGTGGTGTTCCACTTATCAAACCTCATTATACTCTGGAGCCATGCTTTTTGATGGCCGCGGGCGTTGCGGCATCTATAGCCCAACAAGCAATACAGCACCCGCTAAGCATGATACAAAACCTTCATGTTGCTCGACTAGAATATCTGGATCATCAGGCAAGTCTCCACCCTTCCAGGCGGCAAATGCTACGTCTTTATTATCTTGCATATCAGGAGACATACAAACGATGCAGGAAGAGGGCCAAGCGAGCTGGTGGCTGGCGCCATTGGTTGTTTCGCGGATTTGTAAGAGATGCCATACGTCAAGTGCCTAGCACTAGCGCTGGATTGGTGATATTCGAGTTGGTGCGTCGTAAATATGCCAGCTTGGCTGATGCTGTGTATATTCAAAAAGATGGATATGTTATTCTTCTATCCTAG
- a CDS encoding cell cycle control protein — MSHTEAARTDSLGEQETRGDVESDKKAKNRRPANTAFRQQRLKAWQPILTPRSVLPLFFVVGVIFAPIGGLLLWASSEVQEIVIDYSECADKAQRTPVPIPDKVQSSFKSSNQQPNPTWMKYRDEQTNETICRLSFKIPESIEPPVFMYYRLTNFYQNHRRYVKSLDIDQLKGKPVDNKTIDGGSCDPLKLDDSGKAYYPCGLIANSMFNDTIKSPELLNDGNDDDPVVYVMTNKGIAWDSDKQLIKTTQYKPGQVVPPPNWQARYPHNYTTEIPDLHDNEEFMVWMRTAALPNFSKLSRRNDTTAMSPGTYQLDIADHFPVTEYGGTKSILISSRTVIGGQNPFMGIAYVVVGGLCVLLGALFTIAHLVRPRKLGDHTYLTWNNEQESSAIATGRDNRFGPNTH, encoded by the exons ATGTCTCATACCGAGGCCGCTCGTACGGATTCCTTGGGTGAACAGGAAACTCGGGGTGATGTCGAGAGCGATAAAAAGGCCAAAAACAGGCGACCTGCAA ATACTGCTTTTCGGCAACAGCGCTTGAAAGCCTGGCA GCCTATCTTGACGCCGAGGAGTGTACTGCCTTTGTTTTTCGTCGTTGGTGTCATTTTTGCACCCATTGGGGGCCTTCTTTTATGGGCAAGCTCTGAG GTACAAGAAATTGTGATAGACTACTCTGAATGTGCTGATAAAGCACAACGGACCCCTGTCCCAATCCCAGACAAAGTCCAATCGTCTTTCAAATCTTCCAATCAGCAGCCTAATCCGACCTGGATGAAATATAGAGATGAACAGACGAACGAGACCATTTGTCGCTTGAGTTTCAAGATCCCGGAGAGCATCGAACCTCCTGTGTTTATGTACTATCGTCTGACAAATTTCTACCAAAACCATCGGCGATACGTGAAATCGCTAGACATAGACCAACTTAAAGGAAAGCCAGTCGACAATAAAACCATTGATGGCGGTTCATGTGACCCCCTAAAGCTTGATGACAGCGGCAAAGCATACTATCCATGTGGACTTATCGCCAACTCCATGTTCAACGATACAATCAAAAGCCCCGAGCTCTTGAACGACGGAAACGACGATGATCCTGTAGTATACGTCATGACTAACAAGGGCATCGCATGGGATAGCGACAAGCAACTCATTAAGACCACACAGTACAAACCAGGACAGGTTGTCCCTCCCCCGAACTGGCAGGCCCGCTATCCGCATAATTATACCACTGAGATTCCTGACCTTCACGATAATGAGGAATTTATGGTTTGGATGAGAACAGCTGCATTGCCTAACTTCAGCAAACTGTCCCGGAGGAATGATACCACGGCAATGTCACCAGGCACTTACCAATTGGACATCGCTGACC ACTTTCCCGTTACAGAGTACGGGGGAACAAAGTCAATACTCATATCTTCTCGGACCGTTATCGGTGGGCAGAACCCTTTTATGGGTATTGCGTATGTGGTTGTTGGCGGTCTATGCGTCCTTCTTGGTGCGCTTTTCACCATCGCTCACCTAGTGCGGCCAAG GAAGCTTGGAGATCACACATACTTGACCTGGAATAACGAGCAGGAAAGTAGCGCCATAGCAACCGGTAGAGATAATAGGTTTGGGCCGAATACCCATTAA
- a CDS encoding putative SWIRM domain protein Fun19, translating to MTSFTVASPLGRSDKTNMNRLPSVSSLMSPPESKPFDSFNPAFSPHQLSQNPSYSHDMKLPPISVDRKRTQSEMDLPSPPVTPYTGNKKRKSNASEQVEGDAVVGSSRDPVLFPRHDSLTEVATDEPLFGPMLPTETEALVEQHINSHMARFENKLNKPTRDEYLLALSCVPIVSAQYNRNPGAWAKEERETLERQLVMMNRCRPHTLEAKLKRIAPAPAKRTVPAQTRAQRTPRAKRTPRFTPKQKVLDTFDLTPQSSNKQPRAIGTNRDDTDYKSIMDYSPPLETLGSNAKALKADWKGQMLDLSNDSDRHLLNAAELNLAATLRLSCATYLCSKRRIFEARVKALNVGKEFRKTDAQQACKIDVNKASKLWTAYDRVGWFRPEHFEQFLK from the coding sequence ATGACCTCGTTTACTGTTGCCTCACCTTTGGGCCGAAGCGACAAAACAAACATGAATCGTTTACCATCCGTTTCCAGCCTAATGTCGCCCCCAGAGTCCAAACCGTTCGATAGTTTTAACCCTGCATTTTCACCCCATCAACTGTCACAGAATCCCTCATACAGCCATGACATGAAACTTCCTCCCATCTCCGTTGACCGGAAGCGAACACAATCGGAGATGGACTTGCCGTCGCCACCTGTCACTCCCTACACAGgcaacaaaaaaaggaagtcAAATGCATCAGAGCAGGTCGAGGGAGATGCGGTAGTTGGCTCTTCAAGGGATCCTGTCCTTTTCCCTCGCCACGATTCGCTCACAGAGGTTGCCACTGATGAGCCGTTGTTCGGTCCTATGCTTCCGACAGAGACGGAAGCATTGGTTGAGCAACACATTAATTCCCACATGGCAAGAtttgaaaataaattaaataaaccGACACGCGATGAATATCTTCTAGCTCTTTCGTGTGTGCCAATCGTTTCAGCTCAATATAATCGCAACCCAGGAGCATGGGCTAAAGAGGAGCGAGAAACGCTCGAGCGCCAACTAGTTATGATGAATCGCTGTCGTCCGCACACGTTGGAAGCGAAATTAAAGAGAATCGCCCCCGCGCCGGCTAAGAGGACAGTTCCTGCTCAAACTCGTGCGCAGCGGACTCCCAGGGCCAAGCGTACACCAAGATTCACACCAAAGCAGAAAGTTTTGGACACATTTGACTTAACCCCACAATCCAGTAACAAGCAACCCCGAGCTATAGGCACAAATCGGGATGACACAGATTATAAATCGATTATGGATTACTCCCCTCCTTTAGAGACTCTCGGAAGCAATGCGAAAGCCTTGAAGGCAGACTGGAAAGGACAAATGCTGGATCTCAGCAATGATTCAGATCGACACTTGTTGAACGCCGCTGAGCTCAACCTTGCAGCCACATTAAGGCTTTCCTGTGCAACATATCTATGCAGCAAGCGTCGCATTTTTGAGGCTCGTGTTAAGGCTTTGAATGTTGGGAAAGAATTTCGGAAGACAGATGCTCAACAGGCTTGCAAGATTGACGTTAACAAAGCAAGCAAGCTTTGGACAGCATATGACCGAGTTGGCTGGTTCAGACCGGAGCATTTCGAGCAATTTCTTAAATGA
- a CDS encoding putative MFS monosaccharide transporter, with translation MSPSNRQTAQMHGLVGKPLLYVNFIFLHPFLVSVFSLTPQRYFTSVFVSLGVFLFGYDQGVMSGIITGWYFKDYFNQPSRAAIGTVVAILEVGAFISSLLVGRIGDLIGRRRTILYGSIVFFIGGALQTFANGLAMMMVGRIVAGLGVGALSTIVPVYQSEISPPHNRGKLACIEFTGNISGYAASVWVDYFCSFIDNNYSWRLPLLCQCIMGALLGLGSLVICESPRWLLDNDYDEEGMVVIANLYGQGDLHNDKARQEYREIKMDVLLQRQEGERSYTDMFKRYRKRVFIAMSAQALAQLNGINVISYYAPLVFESAGWAGRDAILMTGINAISYLASTVPPWYLVDRWGRRPILLSGAVAMIVSLSLISYFIFIDVAATPTLTVILVMIYNAAFGASWGPIPWLYPPEILPLSIRAKGASLSTATNWAFNWLVGELTPILQAVIKWRLYLVHAFFCACSFVLVYFLYPETSGVRLEDMDTLFGDATTAMPTPASQGEHGSLMSISSPVPSLDIRRQYSQFGPENAIPGLDIDPPTINAGENAKVGQRGSRDGGGGRLEGLGGWISNMVSRHKGSSGQRLQGTQYRRLGQDDENE, from the exons ATGTCTCCAAGCAATCGGCAGACGGCACAAATGCATGGCTTAGTTGGGAAGCCACTGCTGTATGtgaattttatattcttacATCCCTTTCTGGTATCTGTATTCTCGCTAACCCCACAAAGGTACTTTACTAGTGTCTTTGTATCTTTAGGTGTCTTCCTTTTTGGCTATGACCAAGGTGTCATGTCTGGTATTATCAC TGGTTGGTATTTTAAGGACTACTTCAACCAACCGTCACGCGCTGCAATTGGCACGGTTGTTGCAATCCTCGAGGTTGGAGCCTTTATATCTTCGCTACTTGTTGGACGTATTGGCGATTTGATAGGGCGCCGCCGAACGATTCTTTATGGTTCAATAGTCTTTTTCATAGGCGGGGCGCTGCAGACATTTGCAAATGGACTTGCCATGATGATGGTCGGTCGTATTGTCGCTGGTTTAGGAGTTGGCGCATTGTCAACGATCGTACCTGTTTACCAGTCTGAGATATCG CCCCCCCACAACCGAGGGAAGTTGGCGTGTATTGAGTTCACCGGAAATATTTCAGGATATGCAGCCAGTGTCTGGGTTGATTACTTCTGTAGCTTTATCGACAACAACTATTCGTGGCGTCTACCATTACTATGCCAGTGCATCATGGGGGCTCTTCTTGGACTAGGAAGCCTTGTTATATGTGAATCACCAAG ATGGCTGTTAGATAATGACTATGATGAGGAGGGTATGGTAGTTATTGCTAATCTCTACGGACAGGGAGATTTGCACAATGACAAAGCAAGGCAGGAGTACAGAGAAATTAAAATGGATGTTCTTCTGCAGCGGCAAGAAGGTGAAAGATCCTACACTGACATGTTCAAGCGATATCGCAAACGGGTCTTTATAGCCATGTCCGCCCAGGCTTTAGCCCAACTGAATGGCATTAACGTCATCTCATATTACGCCCCGCTCGTTTTCGAATCCGCGGGGTGGGCGGGCCGCGATGCCATTTTGATGACCGGCATCAATGCAATCTCATACTTGGCATCTACGGTTCCTCCATGGTACCTTGTTGATCGCTGGGGAAGGCGACCAATCCTCCTTTCAGGAGCAGTCGCTATGattgtctctctctctttaatatcatattttattttcattgatGTTGCAGCAACTCCCACGCTCACTGTGATTCTCGTTATGATTTACAATGCTGCTTTTGGCGCATCCTGGGGACCTATCCCGTGGCTATACCCGCCCGAGATCTTGCCGTTAAGCATTCGTGCAAAAGGTGCCAGTCTTAGCACAGCTACAAACTGGGCTTTTAACTGGCTTGTTGGAGAGCTCACACCTATCCTTCAGGCCGTGATAAAATGGCGCCTCTACCTAGTACACGCCTTTTTCTGTGCGTGTAGTTTTGTGCTCG TTTACTTCCTATACCCGGAAACCAGTGGCGTTCGCCTCGAGGATATGGATACTCTGTTTGGGGACGCAACAACCGCCATGCCAACACCCGCCTCCCAAGGAGAACATGGCTCTCTAATGAGTATTAGTTCGCCTGTGCCTTCACTTGACATACGTCGGCAATATAGCCAGTTTGGACCTGAAAATGCCATTCCTGGTCTAGACATCGATCCTCCAACCATCAATGCTGGCGAGAACGCTAAAGTTGGCCAGCGTGGTTCTCGAGATGGCGGTGGTGGCCGCCTTGAAGGTCTTGGCGGTTGGATTTCGAACATGGTCTCTCGTCACAAGGGATCATCTGGGCAACGGCTTCAAGGTACTCAGTATAGACGCCTTGgacaagatgatgagaacGAGTAA
- a CDS encoding transcription elongation complex subunit (FACT complex subunit spt16): MAEEIVIDKSAFFNRLSSFFAAWKADKRPGHAVFGGVGSIVILMGKTDEANSFQKNNAMHFWLLGYEFPATLMVFTTDMMYVVTTAKKGEDWPNTDSAYLSANTGLLNVAKHLEPLKGGKIPVEILVTSKDPDEKSRSFEKCLEVIKNAGKRVGVLPKDTAAGPFAEDWKRAFANITQDVEEVDISPALSSAAFSVKDTDELVAIRNASRACSGLMSEYFVDEMSRLLDEEKQMTHKALSMRIDAKIDDAKFFKKLAKLPAEFDPQQIDWAYGPVIQSGGKYDLRLTATSDNSHLQAGIIVAGFGIRYKTYSSIIARTYLVDPSKSQEANYAFLLNLHDTVMKDVRDGTMAKDLFNKAIGLVRAKKPELESHFVKSVGAGIGIELRDSNMVLNGKNNKILKSGMTLSITVGLTDVEELESKDKNTAVYSMIITDTVRVGENGPHIFTKDAGIDMDSVSFYFGDEEEPQKPAKEKKEVKSNAMTSRNVTRTKLRAERPTQVNEGAEARRREHQKELATKKTKEGLDRFAGTTGDDNGVTQKKFKRFESYKRDNQLPTKVKDLTIYVDHKASTVIVPIMGRPVPFHINTIKNASKSDEGEYAYLRINFLSPGQGVGRKDDQPFEDISAHFLRNLTLRSKDNERLAQVAQDITELRKNALRREQEKKEMEDVVEQDKLVEIRNRRPVRLPDVYLRPPLDGKRVPGEVEIHQNGLRYMSPFRNEHVDVLFSNVKHLFFQPCAHELIVLIHVHLKTPIMIGKRKTRDVQFYREATEMQFDETGNRRRKHRYGDEEEFEAEQEERRRRAALDREFKAFAEKIADAGKDEGVDVDIPFREIGFTGVPNRSNVLIQPTTDALVQLTEPPFLVITLNEIEIAHLERVQFGLKNFDLVFVFKDFHRPPVHVNTIPVESLEGVKDWLDSVDIAFTEGPLNLNWTTIMKTVVSDPYGFFADGGWSFLAAESDSEGGASDEEESAFELSESELAAADESSEDDSEFDDDASAEASEDFSADEDSGEDWDELERKAKKKDRESGLDDEERGKKRKR; this comes from the exons ATGGCTGAAGAGATCGTGATCGATAAAAGTGCATTTTTTAACCGTCTTTCGAGCTTCTTTGCAGCATGGAAGGCAGACAAACGACCTGGCCATGCTGTTTTTGGCGGCGTAGGATCAATCGTTATCCTCATGGGAAAAACAGATGAAGCAAATAGCTTTCAGAAGAACAACGCGATGCAT TTCTGGCTTCTTGGCTATGAATTTCCGGCTACGCTTATGGTTTTCACAACAGATATGATGTATGTTGTGACTACAGCAAAAAAGGGTGAGGACTGGCCTAACACGGATTCCGCATATCTCTCGGCTAACACTGGCCTCTTAAATGTAGCCAAACACCTTGAACCCTTGAAAGGTGGCAAGATCCCAGTGGAGATACTTGTCACCTCCAAGGATCCAGACGAAAAAAGTAGATCGTTTGAAAAATGCTTAGAAGTCATAAAAAATGCCGGC AAAAGAGTTGGCGTACTTCCAAAAGATACAGCTGCTGGCCCGTTCGCGGAAGATTGGAAGCGTGCGTTTGCAAACATAACACAAGATGTGGAAGAAGTCGACATATCACCCGCTCTTTCTTCGGCCGCCTTTTCGGTTAAGGATACAGATGAGTTG GTGGCTATACGAAACGCGTCAAGGGCTTGTAGTGGTCTAATGTCGGAATATTTCGTCGACGAGATGTCTCGCCTACtcgacgaagaaaagcaaatgACCCACAAGGCACTCTCGATGCGGATCGACGCAAAAATTGATGATGCAAAATTCTTTAAGAAACTTGCTAAGCTCCCAGCGGAATTTGATCCTCAACAGATTGATTGGGCCTATGGCCCTGTCATCCAGAGTGGAGGAAAGTATGACCTTCGACTTACAGCTACGTCTGATAATAGTCACCTTCAGGCAGGGATTATTGTTGCTGGGTTTGGAATCCGGTACAAAACTTACAGTTCCATAATAGCACGCACCTATTTGGTAGATCCGAGCAAGTCCCAGGAAGCTAACTATGCCTTTCTACTGAACCTTCACGATACAGTCATGAAAGACGTTCGCGACGGGACGATGGCCAAAGATCTATTTAACAAAGCAATCGGGCTGGTACGAGCCAAAAAACCTGAGCTTGAAAGTCACTTTGTTAAAAGCGTTGGAGCCGGTATTGGAATTGAGCTCCGAGATTCTAATATGGTACTGAATGGAAAAAACAACAAAATTTTGAAGAGTGGCATGACTCTTTCTATAACGGTGGGGCTAACGGATGTCGAAGAACTGGAGTCAAAAGACAAAAACACTGCTGTCTACTCAATGATTATAACAGACACTGTACGTGTTGGAGAAAATGGTCCGCACATATTCACTAAGGACGCAGGTATTGATATGGATTCTGTTTCGTTCTACTTTGGAGACGAAGAGGAACCCCAGAAACCTgccaaagagaaaaaggaggtcAAATCCAACGCAATGACTAGCAGAAATGTTACTCGCACCAAACTTCGCGCGGAGCGACCGACTCAGGTCAACGAAGGTGCAGAGGCACGACGACGCGAACACCAGAAGGAGTTGGCGacaaaaaagacaaaggaagGCCTCGATCGATTCGCCGGTACTACTGGTGATGATAATGGAGTCACTCAGAAAAAATTCAAACGATTCGAATCGTACAAGAGGGATAACCAGTTGCCTACTAAGGTTAAAGATCTAACCATCTATGTGGATCACAAAGCATCAACGGTAATTGTTCCAATCATGGGTCGACCAGTACCTTTCCATATCAACACAATCAAGAATGCTAGCAAAAGTGACGAAGGAGAATACGCTTATCTCCGAATTaatttcctttccccagGGCAAGGTGTTGGTCGCAAGGATGACCAACCATTTGAAGACATATCAGCACACTTTTTGCGCAATTTAACCCTCAGATCCAAAGACAACGAACGACTTGCACAGGTTGCTCAAGATATCACAGAGCTCAGAAAAAATGCCTTGAGGCGtgaacaggaaaagaaagagatggaagatgtAGTGGAGCAAGATAAGCTCGTCGAGATCAGAA ATCGCCGTCCTGTGAGATTGCCCGATGTTTATCTTCGGCCTCCATTAGATGGCAAACGAGTTCCCGGAGAGGTCGAAATACACCAAAATGGTCTTCGTTATATGTCACCTTTCCGAAACGAGCATGTCGACGTACTTTTCAGCAACGTGAAACACCTATTCTTTCAGCCCTGTGCACACGAGTTGATTGTGCTAATTCACGTTCACCTGAAAACGCCCATCATGATTGGGAAGCGCAAGACGAGGGACGTGCAGTTTTATCGTGAGGCGACTGAGATGCAATTTGATGAGACTGGCAATCGTAGGCGCAAACATCGGTAcggcgatgaggaagagttCGAGgcagaacaagaagagaggcGGCGGAGAGCAGCCTTAGATCGAGAATTTAAGGCCTTCGCTGAAAAAATAGCAGATGCAGGTAAAGACGAAGGAGTGGACGTTGACATCCCGTTTAGAGAAATTGGTTTCACTGGTGTACCGAACCGCTCCAATGTTCTAATTCAGCCAACCACGGATGCTCTGGTTCAGTTAACAGAGCCCCCTTTTCTTGTGATCACCCTAAATGAGATTGAAATTGCTCATTTAGAGCGGGTTCAG TTTGGGCTCAAGAACTTTGACTTGGTGTTTGTGTTCAAAGACTTCCACAGACCACCTGTTCATGTTAACACAATTCCCGTTGAGTCTCTCGAAGGAGTGAAAGATTGGCTGGATTCTGTCGACATTGCATTCACTGAAGGGCCACTAAACCTTAACTGGACTACAATCATGAAGACGGTCGTTAGTGATCCATACGGCTTCTTTGCAGATGGAGGCTGGTCATTCCTTGCAGCAGAGTCTGATTCCGAGGGTGGTGCAtccgatgaggaagaatCTGCATTCGAACTGTCGGAGTCAGAACTTGCTGCGGCAGACGAAAGCTCGGAAGACGATAGTGAATTTGATGATGACGCCAGTGCTGAGGCAAGTGAGGATTTTAGCGCGGATGAGGACAGTGGTGAGGATTGGGACGAATTGGAAaggaaggccaagaagaaagacagagaaagtggtttggatgatgaggaacGTGGTAAGAAGCGAAAACGTTAG